A single Anopheles arabiensis isolate DONGOLA chromosome X, AaraD3, whole genome shotgun sequence DNA region contains:
- the LOC120905969 gene encoding uncharacterized protein LOC120905969 — MKHLLAGLTVLCIALATVQAARIKIPAKSRNDDLFSEDEFTFPAEDNKDPTNFTGNVMKASIVMAEVRNQGKGKFKYAVETENGIEIEQIGKLKNDSKTFVVMGSYTYTGANGKRYRVRYTADEFGYHPITELDLDIPELNQVQPTQRTISPLKFTTRPTTARTTTTTTTTTTTTTTTEKPVLQEDGYHYDRPDNAYLPPNNEYLPPPQPDIDYLPPKEDGPRQYDEPADQFLPPKYDLRIGGLE; from the exons CTACTGGCAGGACTCACCGTACTGTGCATAGCGCTGGCAACGGTCCAGGCAGCGCGCATCAAGATCCCGGCCAAAAGCCGCAACGATGATCTGTTCTCCGAGGACGAGTTTACGTTCCCGGCCGAGGATAACAAGGATCCGACCAACTTCACCGGCAACGTGATGAAGGCATCGATCGTGATGGCGGAGGTGCGCAACCAAGGCAAGGGCAAGTTTAAGTACGC GGTAGAGACGGAGAACGGTATCGAGATCGAGCAGATTGGAAAGCTGAAAAATGATTCCAAAACGTTCGTCGTGATGGGCTCGTACACGTACACCGGTGCGAACGGCAAACGGTACCGGGTGCGCTACACTGCCGACGAGTTTGGCTACCATCCGATCACCGAGCTGGATCTGGACATTCCCGA GCTAAACCAAGTACAACCTACTCAGCGAACGATCAGTCCGCTCAAGTTTACCACCCGACCGACTACGGCTCGGACAaccaccacgacgacgactaccaccacgaccaccaccaccaccgaaaaGCCGGTCCTGCAGGAAGATGGCTACCATTACGATCGCCCGGACAATGCGTACCTGCCGCCGAACAACGAGTATCTGCCACCGCCCCAGCCCGACATCGACTATCTGCCGCCGAAGGAGGACGGCCCGCGACAGTACGACGAGCCGGCCGATCAGTTCCTGCCACCGAAGTATGACCTGCGCATCGGCGGGTTGGAGTGA